A section of the Scyliorhinus torazame isolate Kashiwa2021f chromosome 21, sScyTor2.1, whole genome shotgun sequence genome encodes:
- the rpl23 gene encoding large ribosomal subunit protein uL14, protein MSKRGRGGSSGAKFRISLGLPVGAVINCADNTGAKNLYIISVKGIKGRLNRLPAAGVGDMVMATVKKGKPELRKKVHPAVVIRQRKAYRRKDGVFLYFEDNAGVIVNNKGEMKGSAITGPVAKECADLWPRIASNAGSIA, encoded by the exons ATGTCTAAGAGAG GACGTGGTGGTTCGTCCGGAGCGAAATTTCGCATTTCCCTCGGCCTCCCTGTGGGGGCTGTGATCAACTGCGCCGATAACACGG GTGCCAAGAACCTGTACATCATCTCTGTCAAAGGGATCAAGGGACGATTGAACAGGCTACCAGCTGCTGGTGTTGGCGACATGGTGATGGCAACTGTAAAGAAAGGCAAACCAGAGCTCCGGAAAAAGG TGCATCCTGCAGTAGTGATACGGCAGCGGAAAGCATACCGGAGAAAAGACGGAGTCTTCCTCTACTTCGAAGACAACGCAGGGGTGATAGTAAATAACAAAGGAGAAATGAAAG GTTCTGCGATCACAGGTCCTGTTGCCAAGGAATGTGCAGATCTGTGGCCCAGGATTGCTTCCAATGCTGGGAGCATTGCATAA